ATACCCTGCGGGCCGACGGACAAGTTTCCTTCCGGCAAGCGTCGATCTGTGGAAGTCCCTGGAAGGACGCGTGCGGGGATCGCTCCCGCGCGCCATGGCAAGCTTCCGTACGCCCCTGGGCGACGAACTCCGCCGCGAACCGCTGCGGTCCACATTCGAGAATGAATTCCTTGCGCGACAGTTCACGACGTACCGTCGCCGCTTCGAGGACCGCCGTCTGGTGACCGAGGAGCTGATCCACCGTGTCAGCGACAGCCCACCACGAGCGCTCGAACAGATGCTCGAGGGCGAATTCCTGAAGGACAGCAGCGACCGCAGAGCGACGACCTTCAAAGACCGCCTCTTCGACCGCACGGTGCATCCAACGCAAATGTACTCGATCCGGACCGAAGCGGCGTTCGAGGAAGCGATCGGCCACCTGCTCCGCGCCACATCCGTTCCAGCCGGGCTCATCGATCGGCTGACGCGCGAATTGATCGACGAATTCATCGGCACGACCGTCGCGATCACCTCGAGCGAGGAAGCAGACGAGATCTGCCTCGACCTCGATACACACATCGCGGCAGAATTATATGGTGACCTTCACGGCACCACGTCGACGCGCGCATTCCTGTCGTTCTGGGGCGACTGGGACGGCAGCAACCGGCCGTCGGGCCAGGGACATCGCCTCGTGGGGGCGGTGCTCCTCAGGAATGTCGGACGGATGTCCCGGCTGCTCCGGATGCTCGCCGAGCGCAACCCGTCCGTGGCTATCCCCGCCGACCTGCGTGCGGAACTTGAACGGCTGCCGCACAATACCGAACGGTTCCACCGTCTGCTGAACGACATCACGGCGTTGACGCATCAGCTCGAACGCCGGTACAAAGGCATTCTGCCCTTCCATGCCCGCGTGGGGCGTCTCCGCCGCGTCGGCATGGCATTGCATCTCGCCCGCGATCCGGTGACGTCGCTCTGGTACCACAACGACCGGCTCGAACAGAAGATGCTCGCGCTCCGCGCCGATCGCCGGCGCGCCCTGGAGTACTACTTCGCGCTCAATAAGAAACTGCGGAAAGCACTCCATGGGTTGTTGCCCGCGTTCCGCGACCATCTCTCCGACCCCGTCTTCATGCGGGAGGCGGTGACCTTCCGCGACCTGCTCCAGCGATTCGTGATCACGCCGCGCATCCACCAGAACATGGTCACGGCGCAGGACCCGTTCGCGATCGACACCACGGTGTTCAACATCAGCGAGTTGAACGAGATCGGCGCACGCTATGGCAACCCGGGCATGGTCCTCGCACTCCAGGTGAGCATGTCCACGAAGCCGGGTGCCCTGATCGATCTTGACCGCAAGATGCGGGCACGGAGGGAACACATCCTCCGCGAAGCTCCGGACCTTCACCTCCCCTCGGTCTGGCTTGTGCCGCTCTTTGAAGACCGCGATGCGGTGAATGGTATCGCGGCCTATTGCGACCGTCTGTGGGAATATGCTCTCCAGAGCCGCCGCGCATCGCAGGAGACCTACGAGCGCTTCGGCGAGATCATCGCCGAGGTGTTCATCGCCGGATCCGACCTGAGCCAGCAGGTGAGCCAGGCCGCCGGCGCACAACTGTACCGCAACGCGAAGAATGAACTGATGCACTGGCTGGCCGCGCATGGCCTCACCGATGCGATCCGCCTGAAGATGGGGAGCGGCGAACCGATGCAGCGCCAGGGCGGATACTATGGTGAACACAGCGGCCGCTCCGCATTCCTGCAGGGCAGCGGTGCCATGCGCCTCTTCACCCATCATCTCAGCGCGTCCGCACGCAGGAGCACCCTGTACGCCACGACGCCCATGATGGGCGTGTTCGCGGGCGGCGATCTGCGCACCTATCAGGCAGCGATCTCCGAGCAACTCCGGCATCTCCCGGTGGCTTCCCTCGCGGAGCTCCTCCATCATATCGCAGGGATGCAATCCGACCACCGCCGCGACATGACCCGCGCCAGTGAGGAGTTGACGGAAAGCCGGATCGTCACGACGGCACGGGGGAAGCAAGCATTGGAGCGCCTCACGCTCGGGCCGGTGGATCCGGCGATGCAGCAATTCCTCACGATCCTGACGGAGAATTTCCGGCAGATCCTGTACGGGCGCGAAGAGGATGTGGTGGGCATCCACGTGATCTCGTACTTCATCGCACGCACCACGCCGCCGCTGCGCGACCGTCCAACGGTGCGGCCGGGGGCCGGAGGCAAGGACCGCGGCAACCGTATCCTTGAGCGCATCGCGGAAACGATCCCCTTCTCGCGGTACGGGAGTCTTCTCCGCGCCATCGCCCACAACCAGGCGCAGACAATGGTCATGGGCATCCCCCAGTTGACCACCGGATTGTTCCGGGCACTGGATGCGTTCTCGCGGTGCGATATCGTGGAAGGCGACCCGCAGACCTACATTGCGGATCACGTTCTCCCTTCGCTTCCGGTGCACGAGATCCTGCACACCCTGCGGATGTACCTTGAACCGGACAACCGCTCGCTGCGTGCTGTCGGGAGGGCCTTCCCCGCCGGGAATACTGCCCTGCTCGCGCTGCGCGAAGACATGGATGCCGTGGCCACGTACGTTCCGCTCCTGCAGCAGGAATTGCTGCGGCGGCACGGCGTCGAGATCAGCGATTTCTTCGAGGGGCCGCATTTCAATCCGGATCTCCTGCCGACGCTCCGGCCCGATCTGGCCGTCCTGTTCCAGGCAGACCTGCTCAACACCGACCCGCGCGCACTCCTGGCAACCCTGCCCCGCGACGTCGATCCAGATTGGACGAAAGAGTTCACCGCCCTTCTGGAACTCCCGTCCGCGATCCGCCAGTGGCGGGCCCAGGCATGGGCGTTGCTGGAACAGCCGGTACTGCAACGCGTTGAGTCGTTCGTGGAACTTGCCGTGTCACTCCATGCGATCGCCTCGCGTGAAGGCATGGCCGATCTCTCTCTCAGCGGAAAGTCTGTCCGGATGCCGTCACGGCTCGACAACTTCTTCCGCGGGGGACGAGTGGACGACGAGATGCGGCAGTTCCTTGCAGCGGCGACCCAGTACCTTGCCATCGCTTCTGAAGGGCTTGTCGAGGTTCCCGCAAACATCATCCGCGCCATGCGGGAAGTTGAACGCATCGCCCGGATCGAAGAGCAAGCATTGAGATCGGACCAGCAGGACCGCCTGCGCTGCTATCTCCTTCAGATAGCACGGTTGACGGGAGAGAATGGTTGACGGCAGGAACCCTTCTGCCGGTCCGCTCGTTGATACTCAGCATACCTACACAGAAGGAGATCATCATGCGCATGTTCACCCGTACCTGTGCGGGGGCGGCCGTCGCCCTCTTCCTCAATGCCCAGAGTCCTGCCCAACCACCGTTACCCGTCCCCCAGCCAAGTCCGCTTGCCTCCATCAGCCAGACCATCGGCATTTCCAGGGTGGACATCTCCTACCACCGGCCGGCCGTCAAAGGACGGAAGGTCTGGGGAGGACTCGTCCCGCTTGGAGAAGTGTGGCGCGCCGGGGCGAACGAGAACACCACGATCACCTTCTCGACACCGGTCCGCATCGGCGGAACATCCGTTCCGGCGGGAACGTACGGGCTGCACATGATCCCACGACTGGCCCATGGACGATCATCCTGAGCACGAATGGAACATCCTGGGGAAGCTACTTCTATAAGCAAAGCGAGGACGCGCTGCGCTTCTCCGTCACGCCACGACAGGAACAGTTCCACGAGTGGCTGCAATACGAGTTCGGTGCGATCACCGATACCAGCGCCGTCCTCTCCTTGCTCTGGGAGAACCTGAGGGTCCCCATCGCACTTTCCTTCGAAACGCCCACCCTCGTGCTCGCCAACGCCCGTGAAGCCTATTTGCGCGGTGTGGCCGGGTTCACCTGGCAGGGCTACAACCAGGCGGCACAGTATGCCATCCAGCACGGCGGCGACGTGAATGAAGCGCTCGGGTGGATCGACCGGTCGCTGCAGTATGGCACGAACTTCACCAACCTTCAGACCAAAGCCACCATCCTGGACAAACGGGGTGATGCAGCCGGCGCAAAGGCGCTGCGGACGCGCGCCATGCAAGTGGCAACGGAGGCCGAGGTGAATACCTATGGGTACACCCTCATGGGTGCAGGCCGCGTGGACGATGCCATCGCGATGTTCGAGGCGAATGTGAAGGCACATCCGGATTCATGGAACGTGTACGACAGCCTCGGCGAGGCGCTCGAGACGAAGGGTGAGGTGAGGGGCGCGATCAAGAACTACGAGAAGGCCCTGGCACTCGTCGGCGATGAGGCCAACAAGAAGCGCCTCACGGAGACCCTCACCCGCCTGCGCGCGAAGAAGTGACACGCCACTCTCACCGGAAGCGGCAGGGTGACGAAGGAGGAACATCTATGCGTTCATTGTGCGGATATCTCTCGCTGGTGCTTGCGCTGGGCGCACTCGTCGCACGAGCGCAAACGACCATCGATTCGTCACTCGTGATGAATGACGGCGTTCATATCGAGACCACCCTTGTCCTCCCCCCGGATTCCACGCGCCCTGCCGGGGGATTCCCGGCAGTGATCTATGTGCATGGACTCGGTGGCAACAAGGACGGAAGTGCGCTGATCGGGACCATCATCTCCGCCAATGGTTTTGCGAGTTTCACGTACAACGTGCGCGGACAGGGAACGTCGGGCGGTCTTTCCACGATCATGGGTCCTCGTGAGGTGCAGGACCTCCGCGACCTGGTCGCCTACCTCCGGAGCCGGCCCGGCATCAACCCCGACGCGATCGGGATCGCCGGCGGATCACAGGGTGGCGTCCATGCCTGGATCGCAGCGATCAACAGGATCCCGGGTATCACGTGCATCGCCACGCTCCTCGCCCCACCGTCGTACGCCGCCGACCTTGCACCGAACAATACGATCAAGCAGCAACTCCAGGCAGAGCTCTCCCTCGGGTCGGTGCGGTTCGATCCCATCCGTGACCGCATCCGCTCGTTCGTGCTCATGGAGAACATGGACTCCGTCCGTGCGTTCATTGCGCAACGCGACCTGTCCCCGTATGTGGACAGCGTCAGGATCCCCGTGATCCAGAGCCTCGGATGGGCCGATGTGATCTTCCCGGTGAACGGCGCGATCCGTGCACGCGCTCAGCTCGCCGCGCGTGGGATCCCCATCTGGTCCTATTTCGGCACCAACGGACACAGCGAACCCATCAACGTTCCGGAATACCTCTTCACCGTCCAGATGATGCTCGACTGGTTCCATCACTGGCTCAAAGCGCCGATGCTTCCGGACGTTGCTTCACCAAGGGTCATCTTCGCGGACGACAGTCCGGGGTGGCCTCACAGAGAGACCGCGGTCTGGCCGCCAGCACCGGCTGCCACCCTCCGCCTCTATCCGGGTGGCTATGCGCCTGGCGACAGCGGCTCCGGGTCTCTCATCCCCACCCCGCCGTCCACCACGGACAGCCATGCATTCTCTCTGGTACATGATCCGGCTACACATCCGAACGCGCCTGGAACGAGGGTATGCCGGCTCGGCGTTTCTCAACGCTTTCCGTTCCACACCCGTACGTTTCCGATCCCTGCAACTGTCCGA
The nucleotide sequence above comes from Ignavibacteriota bacterium. Encoded proteins:
- a CDS encoding aminotransferase class I/II-fold pyridoxal phosphate-dependent enzyme codes for the protein MHHELQQSFLGAFLSHHPEYDRSSCRVVSGSARTALSLLGFHCGIRDVIFPDLSWTYEHCFPSVEAVALTADFDLDVDAILAAVDARIAADPSWRDHGAVALNNPHNATGRIFNADGMRRLVHALLMRNVCILDDLSYQNVAPVDILPDIPHVRRIADELVATGAILQSQSDRVITAHSLSKTDCMAGARLSVVEIRSEGLRERFDAVNNVIRPNTGALFLAYLFYRNPLDVVRAYWRLRNQVFAERMAAISTAMHNLPAERNSFGIEIIPPAGSMYPLLLIHRLPSGLSLDWVAAGLARQGIGMVPLSTFARTERGFDAGRKAFRLTLGGTDGADALLAKTRRVLIDLNRLIAEEGARYSRRAYPAGRRTSFLPASVDLWKSLEGRVRGSLPRAMASFRTPLGDELRREPLRSTFENEFLARQFTTYRRRFEDRRLVTEELIHRVSDSPPRALEQMLEGEFLKDSSDRRATTFKDRLFDRTVHPTQMYSIRTEAAFEEAIGHLLRATSVPAGLIDRLTRELIDEFIGTTVAITSSEEADEICLDLDTHIAAELYGDLHGTTSTRAFLSFWGDWDGSNRPSGQGHRLVGAVLLRNVGRMSRLLRMLAERNPSVAIPADLRAELERLPHNTERFHRLLNDITALTHQLERRYKGILPFHARVGRLRRVGMALHLARDPVTSLWYHNDRLEQKMLALRADRRRALEYYFALNKKLRKALHGLLPAFRDHLSDPVFMREAVTFRDLLQRFVITPRIHQNMVTAQDPFAIDTTVFNISELNEIGARYGNPGMVLALQVSMSTKPGALIDLDRKMRARREHILREAPDLHLPSVWLVPLFEDRDAVNGIAAYCDRLWEYALQSRRASQETYERFGEIIAEVFIAGSDLSQQVSQAAGAQLYRNAKNELMHWLAAHGLTDAIRLKMGSGEPMQRQGGYYGEHSGRSAFLQGSGAMRLFTHHLSASARRSTLYATTPMMGVFAGGDLRTYQAAISEQLRHLPVASLAELLHHIAGMQSDHRRDMTRASEELTESRIVTTARGKQALERLTLGPVDPAMQQFLTILTENFRQILYGREEDVVGIHVISYFIARTTPPLRDRPTVRPGAGGKDRGNRILERIAETIPFSRYGSLLRAIAHNQAQTMVMGIPQLTTGLFRALDAFSRCDIVEGDPQTYIADHVLPSLPVHEILHTLRMYLEPDNRSLRAVGRAFPAGNTALLALREDMDAVATYVPLLQQELLRRHGVEISDFFEGPHFNPDLLPTLRPDLAVLFQADLLNTDPRALLATLPRDVDPDWTKEFTALLELPSAIRQWRAQAWALLEQPVLQRVESFVELAVSLHAIASREGMADLSLSGKSVRMPSRLDNFFRGGRVDDEMRQFLAAATQYLAIASEGLVEVPANIIRAMREVERIARIEEQALRSDQQDRLRCYLLQIARLTGENG
- a CDS encoding DUF2911 domain-containing protein, giving the protein MARRGEREHHDHLLDTGPHRRNIRSGGNVRAAHDPTTGPWTIILSTNGTSWGSYFYKQSEDALRFSVTPRQEQFHEWLQYEFGAITDTSAVLSLLWENLRVPIALSFETPTLVLANAREAYLRGVAGFTWQGYNQAAQYAIQHGGDVNEALGWIDRSLQYGTNFTNLQTKATILDKRGDAAGAKALRTRAMQVATEAEVNTYGYTLMGAGRVDDAIAMFEANVKAHPDSWNVYDSLGEALETKGEVRGAIKNYEKALALVGDEANKKRLTETLTRLRAKK
- a CDS encoding alpha/beta fold hydrolase, encoding MRSLCGYLSLVLALGALVARAQTTIDSSLVMNDGVHIETTLVLPPDSTRPAGGFPAVIYVHGLGGNKDGSALIGTIISANGFASFTYNVRGQGTSGGLSTIMGPREVQDLRDLVAYLRSRPGINPDAIGIAGGSQGGVHAWIAAINRIPGITCIATLLAPPSYAADLAPNNTIKQQLQAELSLGSVRFDPIRDRIRSFVLMENMDSVRAFIAQRDLSPYVDSVRIPVIQSLGWADVIFPVNGAIRARAQLAARGIPIWSYFGTNGHSEPINVPEYLFTVQMMLDWFHHWLKAPMLPDVASPRVIFADDSPGWPHRETAVWPPAPAATLRLYPGGYAPGDSGSGSLIPTPPSTTDSHAFSLVHDPATHPNAPGTRVCRLGVSQRFPFHTRTFPIPATVRYA